Proteins encoded in a region of the Salvelinus fontinalis isolate EN_2023a chromosome 17, ASM2944872v1, whole genome shotgun sequence genome:
- the LOC129814362 gene encoding GTPase IMAP family member 8-like, translating into MDTSSLRIVLLGKSGAGKSLSGNTILGRSAFESKLSFKAVTKTCTEQTDKVSGRQIWVVDTPGITSTEEEQIEEEQIKAECQRALESSIPCLFLVVLKVDRFTEEDQKIVKKIEKILGDKGIDNSYILFTNGDALKGMKIEDFIFEDEEGVLPKVVRRFGAKYHVFNNDTGSQDQVEELLTKSGLLTSSVPENTEDRIIVLLGRSGVGKSASGNTILDLRGSEQFKSDCGFGSVTIHSEAKTAPVAGREVTVIDTPGLSDEGHSGEHVFDEMMKGFVLSAPGPHAFVFVFEIGRVTCNDAKMLRLLEKLFKADAMKYAMVLFTHGDKLKNQPIEEKIQANEDLKQIVEMCGGRYCVFNNEAATNKQQVRTLLERIDEMVAENNGQCYGSSELFKITNNLNQENAIRKRKRDRSTPTDTQTHDSNRTSARSNNNDPTPDQEDLGWVLSMIRRYLPWLWNVLEFFRSFFTDQSPEREGLLSMHAMSC; encoded by the exons ATGGACACATCATCCCTCAGGATTGTCCTGTTGGGCAAGTCAGGAGCTGGGAAAAGTTTATCAGGAAACACCATCCTGGGAAGGTCAGCTTTTGAGTCAAAATTAAGCTTCAAGGCTGTGACAAAAACATGTACAGAGCAGACTGATAAAGTCTCTGGAAGACAAATCTGGGTGGTCGACACACCAGGAATTACCAGTACTGAAGAAGAGCAAATTGAAGAAGAGCAAATTAAAGCAGAGTGTCAACGTGCCCTTGAATCATCCATTCCCTGTCTGTTTCTGGTAGTACTCAAGGTAGACAGGTTCACAGAGGAGGATCAGAAAATAGTGAAGAAAATTGAGAAGATCTTGGGTGATAAAGGAATAGACAATAGTTACATTCTGTTCACAAATGGTGATGCTCTCAAAGGCATGAAAATAGAGGATTTCATCTTTGAAGATGAAGAGGGTGTGCTCCCAAAAGTTGTTCGGAGATTTGGTGCGAAATACCATGTGTTCAACAATGACACTGGAAGTCAAGATCAGGTTGAGGAGCTTCTGACTAAGTCGGGACTCTTGACATCGA GTGTCCCAGAAAACACCGAAGACAGAATAATCGTGTTGCTGGGTAGAAGTGGAGTTGGGAAGAGTGCATCAGGGAACACCATTCTGGATCTGAGAGGGTCTGAACAGTTTAAGTCTGACTGTGGCTTTGGCTCCGTAACCATACATAGTGAGGCCAAAACAGCACCGGTAGCAGGCAGGGAAGTTACTGTGATAGACACACCTGGTCTTTCTGATGAGGGACACTCTGGTGAGCATGTATTTGATGAGATGATGAAGGGTTTTGTGCTCTCTGCCCCAGGGCCACATGCCTTTGTCTTTGTGTTTGAGATTGGGAGGGTAACATGCAATGACGCTAAAATGCTTCGTCTACTTGAAAAGCTATTTAAAGCTGATGCTATGAAATATGCAATGGTTCTTTTCACTCATGGAGATAAACTCAAAAACCAACCAATCGAAGAAAAAATACAGGCAAACGAGGATCTAAAACAAATAGTTGAGATGTGTGGTGGCAGGTACTGTGTCTTTAACAACGAAGCTGCGACCAACAAACAGCAGGTCAGGACTCTACTAGAGAGAATAGATGAGATGGTAGCAGAAAACAATGGCCAATGTTATGGCAGCTCTGAACTGTTTAAAATTACAAACAATTTAAATCAAGAGAATGCAATTCGGAAACGAAAAAGAGATCGGTCTACACCAACAGATACGCAGACACATGACAGCAACAGGACATCAGCTAGATCCAacaacaatgacccaacacctgATCAAGAAGATCTAGGATGGGTCTTGTCAATGATTAGGAGGTACTTACCATGGTTATGGAATGTCTTAGAATTTTTTAGATCTTTTTTTACAGATCAGTCCCCAGAAAGGGAAGGCCTACTTTCAATGCATGCTATGAGCTGTTAG
- the LOC129814363 gene encoding GTPase IMAP family member 9-like isoform X1, translated as MASSKSTDEDYPLKASQRRSSIDGRRPNMSMSRIALVGKTGSGKSSSANTILGRDAFRSAVSGYSVTRECSKETGEVGGREVTIVDTPGLFDTSLSEETVKREIAKCVNMSAPGPHAIIVVIKVGTFTEEERSAVKKVEEIFGKDAKKYTMILFTHGDKVKGGIEKCVDDAGEDLKLILNTFGNRYHIFNNMKTNDRTQVCELFEKIDDMVADNKGDFYSNYTYQKVSKMLEERESKLKEVYEKKLQEEVETLKSKYDEALCALLAENLTLKGAEKEGRNRQRERTLKRWDNHIQETKRFYDGLKKRTRYVVEQVPDTEDFDDIVGRYPETLSLKWN; from the exons ATGGCATCTTCTAAATCGACAGATG AAGATTATCCACTGAAAGCATCGCAGAGAAGGTCCAGCATTGATGGTAGACGTCCCAATA TGTCCATGTCCAGAATTGCGCTGGTGGGGAAGACTGGTTCTGGGAAGAGTTCATCAGCCAACACAATCCTGGGGAGAGATGCCTTCAGATCAGCTGTCAGTGGGTACTCTGTCACCAGAGAGTGTTCTAAAGAGACAGGGGAGGTGGGGGGCCGAGAGGTCACCATAGTGGACACACCTGGCCTGTTTGATacttctctctctgaggagacagtaaagagagagatagCTAAATGTGTCAACATGTCAGCACCAGGTCCACACGCCATCATAGTTGTGATTAAAGTAGGTACCttcacagaggaggagagaagtgcAGTGAAAAAGGTTGAGGAGATATTTGGGAAAGATGCTAAAAAATACACCATGATCCTTTTCACCCATGGAGACAAAGTTAAAGGGGGCATCGAAAAATGTGTGGACGATGCTGGTGAAGACCTCAAACTGATTTTGAATACATTCGGGAATAGGTACCACATCTTCAATAACATGAAAACAAACGACCGTACCCAAGTCtgtgagctgtttgaaaagattgATGACATGGTTGCTGACAACAAGGGAGACTTCTACTCTAACTACACATACCAAAAAGTTTCCAAAAtgctggaggagagagagtcaaAGCTCAAGGAGGTATATGAGAAGAAACTGCAAGAAGAAGTTGAGACACTTAAATCAAAATATGATGAAGCTCTGTGTGCACTGCTGGCAGAAAACCTGACTCTAAAAGGGGCTGAAAAAGAGGGCAGAAACAGACAGCGTGAGAGAACTCTGAAGAGATGGGACAATCACATTCAAGAGACAAAGAGATTTTATGATGGTTTAAAGAAGAGAACGCGATATGTTGTAGAGCAAGTCCCAGACACTGAGGACTTTGATGACATTGTTGGGCGATACCCAGAGACCCTGTCCTTAAAATGGAACTAA
- the LOC129814363 gene encoding GTPase IMAP family member 9-like isoform X2, whose product MASSKSTDDYPLKASQRRSSIDGRRPNMSMSRIALVGKTGSGKSSSANTILGRDAFRSAVSGYSVTRECSKETGEVGGREVTIVDTPGLFDTSLSEETVKREIAKCVNMSAPGPHAIIVVIKVGTFTEEERSAVKKVEEIFGKDAKKYTMILFTHGDKVKGGIEKCVDDAGEDLKLILNTFGNRYHIFNNMKTNDRTQVCELFEKIDDMVADNKGDFYSNYTYQKVSKMLEERESKLKEVYEKKLQEEVETLKSKYDEALCALLAENLTLKGAEKEGRNRQRERTLKRWDNHIQETKRFYDGLKKRTRYVVEQVPDTEDFDDIVGRYPETLSLKWN is encoded by the exons ATGGCATCTTCTAAATCGACAGATG ATTATCCACTGAAAGCATCGCAGAGAAGGTCCAGCATTGATGGTAGACGTCCCAATA TGTCCATGTCCAGAATTGCGCTGGTGGGGAAGACTGGTTCTGGGAAGAGTTCATCAGCCAACACAATCCTGGGGAGAGATGCCTTCAGATCAGCTGTCAGTGGGTACTCTGTCACCAGAGAGTGTTCTAAAGAGACAGGGGAGGTGGGGGGCCGAGAGGTCACCATAGTGGACACACCTGGCCTGTTTGATacttctctctctgaggagacagtaaagagagagatagCTAAATGTGTCAACATGTCAGCACCAGGTCCACACGCCATCATAGTTGTGATTAAAGTAGGTACCttcacagaggaggagagaagtgcAGTGAAAAAGGTTGAGGAGATATTTGGGAAAGATGCTAAAAAATACACCATGATCCTTTTCACCCATGGAGACAAAGTTAAAGGGGGCATCGAAAAATGTGTGGACGATGCTGGTGAAGACCTCAAACTGATTTTGAATACATTCGGGAATAGGTACCACATCTTCAATAACATGAAAACAAACGACCGTACCCAAGTCtgtgagctgtttgaaaagattgATGACATGGTTGCTGACAACAAGGGAGACTTCTACTCTAACTACACATACCAAAAAGTTTCCAAAAtgctggaggagagagagtcaaAGCTCAAGGAGGTATATGAGAAGAAACTGCAAGAAGAAGTTGAGACACTTAAATCAAAATATGATGAAGCTCTGTGTGCACTGCTGGCAGAAAACCTGACTCTAAAAGGGGCTGAAAAAGAGGGCAGAAACAGACAGCGTGAGAGAACTCTGAAGAGATGGGACAATCACATTCAAGAGACAAAGAGATTTTATGATGGTTTAAAGAAGAGAACGCGATATGTTGTAGAGCAAGTCCCAGACACTGAGGACTTTGATGACATTGTTGGGCGATACCCAGAGACCCTGTCCTTAAAATGGAACTAA